One genomic window of Moorella glycerini includes the following:
- a CDS encoding glucosamine-6-phosphate deaminase, with protein sequence MEEKLEPVKEWLVDRLKVRVYSNRLEMGAAAAREVADKIKLILSEKETVNMVFAAAPSQAEFLEALSSIPGIDWSRVVAMHMDEYIGLPPGAPQRFGLWLKKYLFDRVRPGRVYYLDAGEGVEEKCKRYSELLQQYPVDITCLGIGENGHIAFNDPPVADFNDPLAVKVVELDERCRQQQVNDGCFATIDEVPARAITLTIPALLASRWIVGIVPGERKREAVYHALNGPIAPSCPASILRQHGGATLYLDAQAASLVFSLQQNL encoded by the coding sequence GTGGAAGAAAAATTAGAGCCAGTTAAAGAATGGTTGGTAGACAGGCTAAAAGTCAGGGTCTACAGTAATCGGCTGGAAATGGGGGCCGCGGCAGCCCGGGAAGTGGCTGATAAAATTAAATTGATCCTTTCTGAAAAGGAAACCGTTAATATGGTATTTGCCGCAGCTCCTTCCCAGGCAGAATTTCTTGAGGCCTTATCTTCAATTCCGGGGATAGACTGGTCACGAGTGGTGGCTATGCACATGGATGAATATATTGGCCTGCCGCCCGGAGCCCCCCAGCGTTTCGGTTTATGGCTAAAAAAATATTTATTTGACAGGGTCAGGCCTGGCCGGGTTTATTACCTGGATGCAGGAGAGGGGGTGGAAGAAAAGTGTAAGCGCTACAGCGAACTTTTGCAGCAGTACCCGGTGGATATAACCTGCCTGGGCATTGGCGAGAACGGCCATATTGCCTTTAACGATCCCCCGGTGGCTGATTTTAATGATCCTCTAGCCGTCAAAGTGGTAGAACTTGATGAGCGTTGCCGCCAGCAGCAGGTAAATGACGGTTGTTTTGCTACAATCGACGAGGTGCCGGCCAGAGCCATTACCTTGACCATACCGGCCTTGCTGGCCTCCAGGTGGATTGTCGGGATTGTCCCCGGGGAAAGGAAGAGGGAGGCTGTTTATCATGCCCTCAATGGGCCTATTGCTCCAAGCTGCCCGGCCTCAATTTTGAGGCAACATGGAGGCGCCACTTTGTATCTTGATGCACAGGCTGCCAGCTTAGTTTTCAGCCTTCAACAAAATTTATAA